The Brachyspira aalborgi genome has a segment encoding these proteins:
- the rsxA gene encoding electron transport complex subunit RsxA yields MTNLIFLFIATVLVNNFVLTKFLGICPFLGVSNKLDSAISMGIAVTFVLVLTAAVSWVIQYYILAPFKIEFLQTILFIIVIAALVQFVEIVIKKTSEGLYLALGIYLPLITTNCCVLGLALFGVLYQYGFIENIVFALGAGIGFTLALVIMASIRERLLTADIPEAFKGPSMPFVTAGILALIFYGFSGIIK; encoded by the coding sequence ATGACAAATTTAATATTTTTATTCATTGCAACGGTATTGGTTAATAATTTTGTATTAACTAAATTTTTAGGAATATGTCCATTTTTGGGCGTTTCAAATAAACTTGACTCGGCTATAAGTATGGGAATTGCCGTAACTTTTGTTTTGGTTTTGACGGCTGCGGTTAGTTGGGTAATTCAATATTATATTTTAGCGCCTTTTAAAATTGAATTTTTGCAAACTATACTTTTTATTATAGTTATAGCGGCTTTAGTTCAATTTGTTGAAATAGTTATTAAAAAAACAAGCGAAGGTTTATATTTAGCTTTAGGAATTTATCTTCCATTGATAACGACTAATTGCTGCGTATTGGGTTTGGCTTTATTTGGAGTTTTATATCAATATGGCTTTATAGAAAATATAGTTTTCGCTTTAGGAGCGGGAATCGGATTTACTTTAGCTCTTGTAATAATGGCTAGCATAAGAGAGAGATTGTTAACTGCGGATATACCCGAAGCATTTAAAGGTCCTTCAATGCCTTTTGTAACCGCGGGAATATTGGCTTTAATATTTTACGGATTTTCAGGAATCATTAAGTAA
- the rsxE gene encoding electron transport complex subunit RsxE yields the protein MKNSDVFIDGVWKNNPTFVQILGMCPSLAVTSSVENAIGMSVATIFVLVCSSALISILKKAYANEVRIMGYIVVIAAFVTLTDIIMKAKFYTLSLALGAYLPLITVNCIILGRAEAFANKNGIVPSIVDALGNGCGFFIALLLLSSIRELLGNGSWLGMDIVGSIRNFIETSLPFALNAYNEVTTPWVVMIMAPGAFFTLAVLIAIKRTIDSKKSQKA from the coding sequence ATGAAAAATTCTGATGTATTTATAGACGGAGTATGGAAAAATAATCCTACTTTCGTTCAGATTCTTGGAATGTGTCCTAGTTTGGCGGTGACGAGCAGCGTAGAAAACGCTATCGGCATGTCCGTTGCCACTATATTCGTTTTGGTTTGTTCTTCCGCTTTAATTTCTATTTTGAAAAAAGCTTATGCAAACGAAGTTAGAATAATGGGATACATTGTAGTTATAGCCGCTTTCGTTACATTAACCGATATTATAATGAAAGCTAAATTCTATACTTTATCTCTTGCTTTAGGAGCTTATCTTCCTTTAATAACGGTAAACTGTATTATATTAGGAAGAGCGGAAGCTTTTGCAAATAAAAACGGAATAGTTCCAAGCATAGTTGACGCTTTGGGAAACGGTTGCGGTTTTTTTATAGCTTTATTGCTTTTAAGTTCTATAAGAGAATTATTAGGAAATGGAAGTTGGCTTGGTATGGATATAGTAGGTTCTATAAGAAATTTTATAGAAACCTCGCTTCCTTTTGCATTAAACGCTTATAACGAAGTAACGACTCCTTGGGTAGTTATGATTATGGCGCCAGGAGCTTTCTTTACTTTGGCTGTTTTAATAGCGATAAAAAGAACTATTGATTCTAAAAAATCTCAAAAGGCTTAA
- the lepB gene encoding signal peptidase I — protein sequence MENPIKNITETITGECRNFKHTLKEILYAIVIVFIINTFLIQNYQIPTGSMIPIIMPGDRLFANRFVYGVKFPFTDGLLGYRLPKIKSPQRGDLVVFRAPPSSTFGCESSMPYYEPSPFVQLIKLPVMIFSITPFTWDPRFLLADFIGEKLTGGKHLAPMPLFFGLKAVDLDPRKEFVKRVIATAGETVELRDKNIFIDGKQIEDKWGYFFYGEREFYPIIDIYGPVYVPKKGDIIIFKKIMDRADYYNDLSSFEVYINDKVVSDDVKLWFWMNVYIPNANSKGMQSENGEKEFIYTVPEDYFFVMGDNRDQSCDSRMWGLVPYRLIKGQPMIAWIQSKRPDDVKQGFFKYFIIK from the coding sequence ATGGAAAATCCAATAAAAAATATTACAGAAACAATAACGGGCGAGTGCAGAAATTTTAAACATACCTTAAAAGAAATTCTCTACGCCATAGTTATAGTTTTTATAATAAATACTTTTTTAATTCAAAATTATCAAATACCTACGGGTTCTATGATTCCAATAATAATGCCAGGCGATAGATTATTTGCAAACAGATTCGTTTATGGAGTTAAGTTTCCGTTTACTGACGGACTTTTAGGTTATAGGCTTCCAAAAATAAAATCGCCTCAAAGGGGAGATTTGGTTGTTTTTAGAGCGCCGCCATCTTCGACATTTGGATGCGAATCTTCAATGCCTTATTATGAGCCTTCGCCTTTTGTTCAATTAATTAAACTTCCCGTTATGATATTTTCGATTACGCCGTTTACTTGGGACCCGAGATTTTTATTAGCCGATTTTATAGGAGAAAAACTTACGGGCGGAAAACATTTAGCGCCAATGCCTTTATTTTTCGGACTTAAAGCGGTTGATTTAGACCCAAGAAAAGAATTCGTAAAGAGAGTTATAGCGACTGCGGGAGAAACCGTTGAATTGAGAGATAAAAATATATTTATAGACGGAAAGCAAATAGAAGACAAATGGGGATATTTCTTTTACGGCGAGAGAGAATTTTATCCAATTATAGATATATACGGACCTGTTTATGTTCCTAAAAAAGGAGATATAATTATATTCAAAAAAATTATGGATAGAGCGGATTATTATAACGATTTAAGTTCTTTTGAAGTTTATATAAATGATAAAGTTGTAAGCGATGATGTAAAATTATGGTTTTGGATGAATGTATATATTCCAAACGCTAATTCTAAAGGGATGCAGAGCGAAAACGGAGAAAAAGAATTTATATATACAGTTCCCGAAGATTATTTTTTTGTAATGGGAGATAATAGAGACCAAAGTTGCGATAGCAGAATGTGGGGATTAGTTCCTTATAGATTAATAAAAGGACAGCCAATGATTGCTTGGATACAATCGAAAAGACCTGACGATGTTAAACAGGGATTTTTTAAATATTTTATAATAAAATAA
- the queA gene encoding tRNA preQ1(34) S-adenosylmethionine ribosyltransferase-isomerase QueA translates to MIDYLNKETYNFYLPEELIATNPNHKRDNCKLMTMNIKTGEIEHKIFYDIIDYLKKDDILILNDSKVIPARIFAKKNTGGIVEILLLQKKDSDESYWECLIKGKNIKEKDILYLDYDNIKAIIEKDNISTKLIKFSKPLNNDILENIGNIPLPPYIIQNRKKKGEKEYTENDKEFYQNIFAKNEGSVASPTSGLHFTKELLDKIKNKGIKICYITLHVGFSTFNPLKEDNIKNHIMHKEKFLIEKETADIIKESKINKKRIVACGTTVARVLESEFDNGNFKRLKGETDIFIYPPYKFKCIDALITNFHTPHSTLLAMVSAFAGYDNIMKSYKNAIENNYRFFSYGDAMFMY, encoded by the coding sequence ATGATAGATTATTTGAATAAAGAAACTTATAATTTTTATTTACCTGAAGAATTAATTGCCACTAATCCAAATCATAAAAGAGATAATTGCAAATTAATGACAATGAATATTAAAACGGGAGAAATCGAACATAAAATTTTTTACGATATAATTGATTATCTTAAAAAAGACGATATTTTAATTTTAAACGATAGCAAAGTTATACCAGCAAGAATATTTGCAAAAAAAAATACGGGCGGAATTGTTGAAATTCTACTTTTGCAAAAAAAAGATTCTGACGAAAGTTATTGGGAATGTTTAATAAAAGGAAAAAATATAAAAGAAAAAGACATTTTATATTTAGATTATGATAATATAAAAGCGATTATTGAAAAAGATAATATATCTACAAAATTAATTAAATTTTCAAAACCGTTAAATAACGATATTTTAGAGAATATAGGCAATATTCCTCTTCCGCCTTATATAATTCAAAATAGAAAAAAAAAAGGAGAAAAAGAATATACTGAAAACGATAAAGAATTTTATCAAAATATTTTTGCTAAAAACGAGGGAAGCGTTGCATCTCCGACTTCGGGACTTCATTTTACAAAAGAACTTTTAGATAAAATAAAAAATAAAGGAATAAAAATTTGTTATATAACTTTGCATGTTGGTTTTTCAACTTTTAATCCGCTTAAAGAAGATAATATTAAAAATCATATAATGCATAAAGAAAAATTTTTAATCGAAAAAGAAACTGCAGATATAATTAAAGAATCTAAAATAAACAAAAAAAGAATAGTAGCATGCGGAACAACTGTCGCTAGAGTTTTAGAAAGCGAATTTGATAACGGAAATTTTAAGAGATTGAAAGGAGAAACAGATATATTTATTTATCCGCCTTATAAGTTCAAATGCATTGACGCTTTAATAACGAATTTCCATACTCCGCATTCGACTCTTTTAGCTATGGTAAGCGCGTTCGCTGGATACGATAATATAATGAAGTCTTATAAAAACGCTATAGAAAATAATTATAGATTT